The following coding sequences lie in one Polynucleobacter sp. HIN7 genomic window:
- the murG gene encoding undecaprenyldiphospho-muramoylpentapeptide beta-N-acetylglucosaminyltransferase yields MAGRSILVMAGGTGGHIFPGLAVAECLRKQGWSVWWMGNPSGMEYRLVPAKGFIFEDVQFGGLRGKGILTKLLMPFRLVRAMMQSWKILRRLKPSVVLGMGGYITFPGGLVSYLMGRPLVLHEANSVAGSANRVLARFATRVLTGFPHTLEHGQWVGNPIRESVEGLGDCKTRYAMRQGPLHLLVVGGSLGAAALNAVVPEALALLPADQRPNVMHQTGEQHLEAVTKKYQQLDVHAELKPFIEDMAAAYAHADLVICRAGAMTVSEISAAGVAACFVPFPYAIDDHQTANARFLSDAKAAILMPQAELDAAALANLILGLRREDLAEIAVKAQALAKFRATEEVASICKECAR; encoded by the coding sequence ATGGCTGGGCGCTCTATCTTGGTCATGGCTGGCGGTACTGGCGGTCATATCTTCCCAGGCTTGGCCGTTGCAGAATGTCTGCGCAAACAGGGTTGGTCTGTATGGTGGATGGGAAATCCCAGCGGCATGGAATATCGCTTAGTGCCGGCAAAAGGATTTATTTTTGAGGACGTGCAATTTGGTGGCTTACGGGGCAAGGGAATACTGACAAAGTTACTAATGCCATTTCGGTTAGTTCGCGCCATGATGCAAAGCTGGAAAATTTTGCGTCGTTTGAAGCCAAGCGTGGTGTTAGGTATGGGAGGTTACATCACCTTCCCAGGGGGCTTAGTGAGCTACCTCATGGGCCGGCCTTTGGTGCTACATGAGGCGAACTCGGTTGCTGGAAGTGCTAATCGAGTATTGGCGCGTTTTGCGACGCGAGTCCTTACTGGATTTCCGCACACACTCGAACATGGCCAGTGGGTGGGTAATCCCATTCGTGAGAGCGTTGAGGGGCTGGGCGATTGCAAGACACGCTATGCAATGCGTCAGGGCCCGCTGCATTTACTGGTAGTTGGTGGAAGTTTGGGGGCTGCTGCACTCAATGCAGTGGTTCCAGAGGCTTTAGCTCTATTACCAGCCGATCAGCGCCCAAACGTGATGCATCAGACTGGTGAGCAGCATTTGGAGGCAGTGACAAAAAAATATCAACAATTGGACGTTCATGCTGAGCTAAAGCCATTCATTGAGGACATGGCTGCAGCGTATGCTCATGCTGATTTAGTGATTTGCCGTGCTGGAGCAATGACCGTGTCTGAGATCTCGGCCGCTGGGGTTGCTGCTTGTTTTGTGCCATTTCCATACGCAATTGATGATCACCAGACCGCTAATGCGCGTTTTCTGTCCGATGCAAAGGCTGCAATATTGATGCCTCAAGCGGAGTTGGATGCAGCTGCGTTGGCAAACTTAATTTTAGGATTGCGGCGCGAGGATTTAGCCGAAATCGCTGTGAAAGCGCAGGCGCTTGCAAAGTTTCGTGCGACCGAGGAAGTTGCCTCAATTTGTAAAGAGTGCGCGCGATGA
- the lpxC gene encoding UDP-3-O-acyl-N-acetylglucosamine deacetylase, translated as MLKQKTLAQPIKTVGIGLHSGRKSTLTIKPAPIDFGIQFVRVDMPNAVPIPAHALAVCDTRLASVIQSQGVKVSTVEHLLSACSGLGLDNLLIEVDAEEVPIMDGSAASFLFLIESAGTVEQEAPRKFMVIQKAVEVREGNKLARLEPHFGFKLDFTIDFKHPAVDKTGQRFVVDFAEHAYRSEIGRARTFGFAHEVEALREIGLARGGSLDNAIVLDEHRILNNEELRYDDEFVRHKILDAIGDLYLAGHPIVGAYTAEKSGHALNNALLRKLLDDPSSYSIETFDRASAPAAYLQTPESINA; from the coding sequence GTGCTCAAGCAAAAAACTTTAGCGCAGCCGATCAAAACGGTCGGCATTGGCCTGCATTCTGGTCGTAAATCAACGCTAACCATTAAACCCGCACCGATTGATTTTGGTATTCAGTTCGTGCGGGTTGATATGCCTAACGCAGTTCCTATCCCAGCTCATGCATTGGCTGTCTGTGATACCCGCTTAGCCTCGGTGATACAGAGTCAAGGGGTCAAGGTTTCTACGGTTGAGCATTTACTATCAGCCTGTTCGGGTTTGGGATTGGATAATTTATTGATTGAGGTCGATGCGGAAGAAGTGCCGATCATGGACGGTAGTGCGGCCTCTTTTCTTTTTCTGATTGAGTCAGCTGGTACCGTTGAACAAGAGGCCCCACGCAAATTTATGGTGATTCAAAAAGCGGTGGAAGTGCGTGAAGGCAATAAATTAGCACGCCTAGAGCCACATTTTGGATTCAAGTTGGATTTCACGATTGACTTTAAGCACCCAGCAGTTGATAAAACGGGGCAGCGTTTTGTGGTCGATTTTGCTGAGCATGCTTATCGTAGTGAGATTGGTCGTGCTCGCACCTTTGGATTTGCGCATGAGGTGGAAGCCTTGCGTGAGATTGGTTTAGCTCGTGGTGGCAGTTTAGATAATGCGATTGTGCTTGATGAGCATCGCATCTTAAATAACGAAGAGTTACGTTATGACGATGAGTTTGTGCGTCATAAAATTTTGGACGCGATCGGAGATCTTTATTTGGCCGGTCACCCTATTGTCGGAGCGTACACCGCAGAAAAGTCAGGCCATGCACTTAATAACGCACTATTACGAAAGCTCTTAGACGACCCAAGTTCGTATTCGATCGAAACCTTTGATAGGGCTAGTGCCCCTGCGGCCTATCTGCAAACCCCCGAAAGCATCAACGCCTAG
- the ftsZ gene encoding cell division protein FtsZ produces MEFEMVEQETAGKTIIKVVGVGGAGGNAVQHMIRRNVNGVEFICMNTDAGALQRSQASLNLQLGETGLGAGAKPEVGAASAEQARSRIADALQGAHMVFITAGMGGGTGTGAAPVVAQVAKEMGILTVGVISKPFDFEGVKRLKVAEMGAQELEKHVDSLIVVLNEKLFEVMGEDAEFDKAFACADDVLHNAVSGIAEIINEQGLINVDFEDVKTVMSEQGKAMMGTATVSGMDRARLAAEAAVASPLLEGVDLSGARGVLVNITASRSLKLSETREVMAAIRGYAAEDATVIFGTVYDDSLGDALRVTVVATGLNGSQSLQKDQPQLIWRAATGTNDASPTMTTLGDFAPTSPAAAMSRNVTQASSAMGSATAAPVNPAVDYGQFDVPKVFRNSRESVPPSLGADSSPQAKAMLEKGADYYEIPAFLRKQAD; encoded by the coding sequence ATGGAATTTGAAATGGTAGAACAAGAAACAGCTGGCAAGACCATCATTAAGGTGGTTGGTGTCGGAGGCGCTGGCGGCAATGCTGTCCAGCACATGATTCGTCGCAATGTCAACGGCGTGGAGTTTATTTGCATGAATACCGATGCAGGTGCCTTGCAGCGGTCGCAAGCAAGCTTAAACCTACAACTGGGCGAAACTGGCTTGGGCGCTGGCGCGAAGCCAGAGGTGGGCGCGGCATCTGCCGAGCAAGCTCGCTCGCGTATTGCTGATGCATTGCAAGGCGCACATATGGTGTTCATTACCGCGGGGATGGGCGGCGGTACCGGAACTGGGGCGGCCCCAGTGGTTGCTCAAGTTGCTAAAGAAATGGGCATCTTAACGGTTGGCGTGATTAGTAAGCCGTTTGACTTTGAGGGTGTGAAGCGCTTAAAAGTGGCAGAGATGGGTGCGCAAGAGTTGGAAAAGCATGTTGACTCATTAATCGTCGTTTTAAATGAAAAGCTCTTTGAGGTGATGGGTGAAGATGCAGAATTTGATAAAGCCTTTGCTTGTGCAGACGATGTATTGCATAACGCGGTATCTGGTATTGCCGAAATCATTAATGAGCAGGGCTTAATCAACGTCGACTTTGAAGATGTCAAGACTGTCATGAGTGAGCAGGGTAAAGCCATGATGGGAACGGCGACAGTTTCTGGAATGGATCGGGCGCGTTTGGCGGCAGAGGCAGCCGTTGCATCGCCACTGCTGGAGGGCGTTGATTTATCTGGCGCACGCGGTGTATTGGTCAATATCACTGCCAGTCGTTCATTGAAGTTATCCGAGACCCGTGAGGTGATGGCTGCGATTCGTGGGTATGCCGCTGAAGATGCTACGGTCATTTTTGGAACGGTGTATGACGATAGCTTGGGCGATGCCCTACGAGTAACCGTAGTGGCCACTGGACTCAATGGTTCCCAATCCCTGCAAAAGGATCAACCCCAGTTAATCTGGCGAGCTGCAACCGGTACGAATGATGCAAGTCCAACCATGACCACCTTGGGTGATTTTGCTCCAACCAGTCCAGCTGCTGCGATGAGCCGCAATGTGACCCAAGCATCGAGTGCTATGGGCTCAGCCACGGCTGCCCCAGTGAATCCTGCGGTCGATTATGGTCAGTTTGATGTTCCAAAGGTATTTCGTAATTCTCGAGAGTCTGTACCTCCAAGCCTTGGTGCCGATAGTTCGCCACAAGCGAAGGCCATGCTCGAGAAAGGGGCGGATTACTATGAGATACCTGCCTTTTTAAGGAAGCAAGCAGACTAA
- the murC gene encoding UDP-N-acetylmuramate--L-alanine ligase: MKHIVQHIHFVGIGGAGMCGIAEVLLNLGYRVSGSDLAESAVTKRLVALGAQIAIGHDAKNIGDAEAVVISSAVTGNNPEVLAARANRIPVIQRAVMLGELMRLKQGIAIAGTHGKTTTTSLVASVLAEGGLDPTFVIGGKLNSAGVNARLGQGEFIVVEADESDASFLQLYPAMEVITNIDADHMDTYQHDMARLKQTFVQFTQRMPFYGIAVLCIEDSNVRDILPFVSQPILRYGFSEDAEIRATDIKAVGTQMHFTVHRRAIRRHGPRPGPLKIILNLPGQHNVLNALAAIGIATELGVSDAAITNALEKFSGVGRRFQHYGDIALAGGGTFTLIDDYGHHPVEMNATLAAARGAYPDRRLVLAFQPHRFTRTRDCFGEFVNVLRQFDAVVLTNVYPAGEARIAGADSKSLMKALGKSTPVQVVEDLQEIPTALSGLLQDGDVLITMGAGSISKLPQMLVENSHG, encoded by the coding sequence ATGAAGCATATCGTACAGCACATTCATTTTGTAGGAATTGGTGGCGCCGGCATGTGCGGCATTGCTGAAGTACTCCTCAATTTAGGCTATCGCGTTTCGGGATCAGATTTAGCGGAGTCTGCAGTTACGAAGCGACTAGTAGCCTTAGGGGCACAAATTGCAATTGGGCACGATGCAAAGAATATCGGTGATGCCGAAGCAGTGGTAATTTCGTCGGCGGTCACTGGAAATAATCCGGAAGTACTTGCTGCCAGAGCCAATCGAATTCCAGTGATCCAGCGTGCCGTCATGCTTGGTGAGTTAATGCGCTTAAAGCAGGGAATCGCAATTGCTGGCACGCACGGCAAAACGACGACGACAAGTTTAGTTGCCTCCGTGCTTGCAGAGGGTGGTTTGGATCCAACCTTCGTGATTGGTGGAAAGCTCAATTCAGCCGGTGTGAATGCACGCTTAGGGCAAGGCGAATTTATTGTGGTTGAGGCTGACGAATCGGATGCTTCGTTCTTGCAGCTCTATCCGGCCATGGAAGTAATCACCAATATTGATGCGGATCACATGGATACCTATCAGCATGATATGGCCCGCTTAAAGCAAACCTTTGTGCAATTTACGCAGCGCATGCCATTCTATGGAATTGCGGTTCTTTGTATTGAAGATAGCAATGTTCGGGATATTCTGCCGTTTGTTTCGCAACCAATCTTACGCTACGGATTTTCTGAAGATGCTGAGATTCGCGCAACCGATATCAAAGCTGTTGGCACGCAAATGCACTTTACGGTTCATCGTCGCGCAATTCGCCGGCATGGTCCTAGACCTGGCCCATTAAAAATCATTCTTAATTTACCTGGTCAGCACAATGTACTCAATGCATTAGCAGCGATTGGGATTGCAACTGAACTGGGCGTGAGCGATGCGGCAATTACAAATGCCTTAGAGAAATTTAGTGGTGTCGGACGTCGTTTCCAACACTATGGCGATATTGCCTTAGCGGGTGGTGGAACATTTACCTTGATTGATGATTATGGTCATCATCCCGTTGAAATGAATGCAACCTTAGCGGCTGCACGTGGCGCGTATCCAGATCGGCGTTTGGTTTTGGCATTCCAGCCCCACCGATTTACGCGTACTCGCGATTGCTTTGGTGAATTTGTCAATGTATTGCGCCAGTTTGATGCCGTAGTCCTCACTAATGTTTATCCGGCCGGTGAGGCGCGCATTGCAGGCGCCGATAGTAAAAGCTTGATGAAGGCACTAGGTAAATCGACCCCAGTCCAAGTGGTTGAGGATCTTCAGGAGATCCCTACCGCATTAAGTGGACTTCTCCAAGACGGTGATGTCTTGATTACGATGGGCGCTGGCTCTATTTCCAAGTTACCCCAGATGCTCGTGGAGAATAGCCATGGCTAA
- a CDS encoding cell division protein FtsQ/DivIB — translation MTAIQRISDAINFVIAPVWNHAQRMQEITRWLMRFFILAVVLSIFIWLSHQPVFTLKHLQIESAGHQDLRHVHLPAVRAQVLDKVQGNFFSVRLQDVKDAFEALPWVRHASVRRAWPNGLIVSIEEQKPLGVWGKADQQKLLNVYGEVFDGSVAELDENSPLIEFSGPDGSSKEVLRLYQKASTWFKPWDAEVKSLTLSDRYAWHIKLSNGVRIEFGREEEQAKGALDQRVAQLLQYWPQVQQKWPNRVDAVDLRYPNGFAVHIVGAPTKPSAPAIKVEIPKAYQIAILSHDEQRIEEWK, via the coding sequence ATGACAGCGATACAACGGATCTCGGACGCAATCAATTTTGTGATCGCACCGGTTTGGAATCATGCGCAGCGCATGCAAGAAATTACGCGTTGGTTGATGCGTTTTTTTATTTTGGCTGTTGTCCTATCCATCTTTATTTGGCTCAGTCATCAGCCGGTATTTACCTTAAAGCATTTACAGATTGAGTCTGCTGGTCATCAGGACTTAAGGCATGTGCATCTTCCTGCAGTTCGAGCTCAGGTTTTGGATAAAGTTCAGGGTAATTTTTTCAGTGTTCGTTTGCAAGATGTGAAGGATGCCTTCGAAGCACTACCTTGGGTGCGCCATGCGAGTGTGCGTCGCGCCTGGCCCAATGGATTGATTGTGAGCATTGAAGAGCAAAAACCCCTAGGAGTTTGGGGCAAGGCTGATCAACAAAAGTTACTCAATGTTTATGGCGAAGTATTTGATGGCTCAGTTGCGGAGCTTGATGAAAACAGCCCCCTGATTGAATTTAGTGGACCAGATGGATCAAGCAAAGAAGTACTACGTCTTTATCAAAAAGCCAGTACTTGGTTTAAACCGTGGGATGCTGAGGTTAAATCACTCACGCTATCGGATCGTTATGCGTGGCACATCAAGTTGAGCAATGGTGTGCGTATTGAGTTTGGGCGCGAAGAGGAGCAGGCCAAAGGCGCTCTAGATCAACGCGTTGCACAGCTTTTGCAATATTGGCCACAGGTTCAACAAAAATGGCCCAATCGGGTTGACGCAGTCGATCTGCGCTATCCCAATGGGTTTGCTGTGCATATTGTGGGAGCGCCAACTAAACCAAGTGCACCCGCTATCAAAGTTGAAATACCGAAGGCGTATCAAATCGCTATTTTGAGTCATGACGAGCAACGCATCGAGGAATGGAAATGA
- a CDS encoding peroxiredoxin gives MIAVGQKLPNATLYEFFDEERDGCSLGPNAFEVDKLTAGKKIVIFALPGAFTPTCSAKHVPGFVEHFDAIKAKGVDEIWCVSVNDPFVMGAWGRDLKVGKKVRMLGDGSAEFTKKLGMEFDLTARGLGVRSQRYAMIVDNGVVKHLALEAPGKFEVSDAANTLKHL, from the coding sequence ATGATTGCTGTAGGACAAAAATTACCAAACGCTACCCTCTACGAGTTTTTTGATGAAGAGCGCGATGGCTGTTCCTTGGGCCCAAATGCATTTGAAGTTGACAAATTAACCGCTGGCAAAAAAATTGTTATTTTTGCTTTGCCTGGCGCATTTACACCAACCTGCTCAGCCAAGCATGTTCCAGGATTTGTGGAGCATTTTGATGCGATTAAAGCAAAAGGTGTTGATGAGATTTGGTGTGTTTCTGTCAATGACCCATTTGTGATGGGCGCATGGGGCCGGGATTTAAAGGTTGGCAAGAAAGTACGTATGTTGGGTGACGGTAGTGCTGAGTTCACCAAAAAGTTAGGCATGGAATTTGATCTAACCGCGCGTGGTCTTGGTGTTCGCTCACAACGCTATGCCATGATCGTGGATAACGGCGTTGTGAAGCATTTAGCACTCGAGGCACCTGGTAAGTTTGAAGTCAGTGATGCCGCAAATACCTTAAAGCATCTTTAA
- the ftsA gene encoding cell division protein FtsA: protein MSKDSRDLLVGLDIGTSKVVALVAELSPDGQFNVLGLGQTSSKGLKKGVVVNIEATVQSIQKALEEAELMSDRRIAQVYTGIAGNHIVSFNSSGMVAIRDKEVGAGDVERVLETAKAINIPTDQQILHILIQEFIIDGQEDVREPIGMSGIRLEVKVHIVTGAVSAAQNIVKCVRRCGLEVNDLILQPLASSLAVLTEDERELGIVLIDIGGGTTDIAIYSQGSIRHTAVIPIAGDQITNDIAMALRTPTVEAEDLKIHHGVAKQDMADPNAMIDVPGVGDREPRPMSKQALAAVIEPRVEELFTLVRNIVRESGYEDMVSSGIVLTGGTAMMPGMVELAEQVFLKPARIGTPEYRGHLHEVLRSPRYSTGLGLLMEGQAQMMRGRRAIQGGSLQGVVARMKEWFTGNF, encoded by the coding sequence ATGAGTAAAGACAGCCGCGATTTATTGGTTGGATTAGATATTGGTACATCAAAAGTGGTGGCTTTGGTCGCAGAGCTCAGCCCCGATGGCCAATTTAATGTCTTGGGTTTAGGGCAAACCTCCTCGAAAGGTTTAAAGAAAGGCGTAGTAGTCAATATTGAAGCCACTGTCCAGTCGATTCAGAAGGCGCTCGAGGAAGCCGAGTTAATGTCGGATCGTCGCATCGCTCAGGTTTACACCGGTATCGCTGGTAATCATATTGTGAGTTTTAACTCGAGCGGTATGGTGGCGATTCGGGACAAAGAGGTTGGCGCCGGAGATGTTGAGCGTGTTTTAGAAACGGCTAAAGCAATCAATATTCCCACCGATCAACAAATTCTTCATATTTTGATTCAGGAATTCATCATCGATGGTCAAGAGGATGTGCGTGAGCCGATTGGGATGAGTGGTATTCGTTTAGAGGTCAAGGTGCATATCGTGACTGGAGCAGTAAGTGCGGCACAAAATATTGTGAAGTGTGTCCGACGCTGTGGGCTAGAAGTGAATGATTTAATTTTGCAACCACTCGCTTCAAGTCTAGCGGTTCTAACTGAAGACGAGAGGGAGTTAGGCATTGTATTAATTGATATTGGTGGCGGCACAACCGATATTGCCATTTATAGCCAAGGATCGATTCGTCATACCGCAGTGATTCCGATTGCTGGTGATCAGATCACCAATGACATCGCGATGGCCTTACGAACCCCAACAGTTGAGGCAGAGGATTTGAAGATTCATCATGGGGTTGCCAAACAGGATATGGCCGACCCCAATGCCATGATCGATGTTCCTGGCGTGGGGGATCGTGAGCCCCGCCCAATGTCCAAACAAGCGCTTGCGGCAGTGATTGAGCCACGGGTTGAGGAACTCTTTACTTTAGTTCGCAACATTGTCCGTGAGTCGGGCTATGAAGACATGGTCTCTTCTGGAATCGTGTTGACTGGTGGCACCGCCATGATGCCGGGCATGGTTGAGTTGGCAGAGCAGGTTTTCTTAAAGCCTGCGCGCATTGGCACGCCTGAGTATCGCGGTCACTTACATGAAGTATTGAGAAGTCCACGGTACTCCACCGGTCTTGGTTTGCTCATGGAAGGGCAGGCACAAATGATGCGTGGTCGCAGAGCAATTCAGGGCGGCAGTTTACAAGGCGTGGTTGCACGCATGAAGGAATGGTTTACAGGAAATTTTTGA
- a CDS encoding D-alanine--D-alanine ligase, translated as MANLQTIHPWGQQVAAQLAQLSPKQFGRVGVLMGGRSAEREISLLSGQGVLSALLEKGIDAHAFDPGVRSPVEIAKEQFDRVFITLHGRYGEDGTIQGLLELLNIPYTGSGVLASALSIDKVVTKQVWQSHHLSTPRYEVLTDDSNWDRIAHHLGLPLVVKPAHEGSSLGLSKVRRLEELPAAYKLAAKLDRRVLAEACIVGPELTCPIVGQGATAQALPLIQIIPPEAGYDFHHKYFSDETQYRCPPGLDPELERQIQELAVSAYRALGCRMWGRADVMLDAANQNKPYLLEMNTSPGMTSHSLVPMAAKAAGVPYADLVMWILSQTLEGTFSSPEVHQS; from the coding sequence ATGGCTAATCTCCAAACGATCCATCCTTGGGGTCAGCAGGTTGCTGCGCAACTCGCTCAGTTGAGCCCCAAACAATTTGGGCGCGTTGGTGTATTAATGGGTGGACGTTCTGCCGAACGTGAGATCTCACTCTTGTCGGGTCAAGGAGTGCTGAGTGCGCTTTTAGAAAAGGGTATTGATGCACACGCCTTTGATCCAGGCGTGCGCAGTCCAGTTGAGATTGCTAAGGAACAATTTGATCGTGTATTTATTACACTGCATGGCCGCTATGGTGAAGATGGAACGATCCAAGGTCTTCTTGAGTTACTTAATATTCCGTATACGGGTAGTGGTGTTTTGGCCTCGGCCTTATCGATTGATAAGGTGGTGACCAAGCAAGTCTGGCAGAGTCATCACTTATCAACACCACGCTATGAGGTCTTAACGGACGATAGCAATTGGGATCGTATTGCACATCATTTAGGACTGCCTTTGGTTGTGAAGCCAGCACATGAAGGATCCTCATTGGGTTTAAGTAAGGTGCGACGCCTTGAGGAACTTCCAGCCGCTTATAAGTTGGCAGCCAAATTAGATCGACGGGTTTTGGCAGAAGCCTGCATCGTTGGTCCAGAGCTCACCTGTCCGATTGTAGGTCAGGGCGCTACTGCCCAAGCACTGCCACTCATCCAAATCATTCCTCCAGAAGCTGGTTATGACTTTCATCACAAATACTTTTCAGATGAGACTCAATATCGCTGTCCTCCAGGACTTGATCCAGAGCTTGAGCGCCAGATTCAGGAGCTTGCAGTATCAGCCTATCGAGCGCTGGGTTGCCGAATGTGGGGTCGCGCAGACGTCATGCTCGATGCGGCCAATCAGAATAAGCCCTATTTACTGGAGATGAACACATCGCCAGGAATGACCTCGCATTCATTGGTACCAATGGCTGCTAAAGCAGCCGGCGTCCCCTATGCTGATCTGGTGATGTGGATCCTAAGCCAGACCTTGGAAGGTACGTTTTCTTCACCAGAGGTTCACCAGTCATGA